One genomic window of Aptenodytes patagonicus chromosome 3, bAptPat1.pri.cur, whole genome shotgun sequence includes the following:
- the HTR1E gene encoding 5-hydroxytryptamine receptor 1E has translation MNFTNCTTEANVAAKPKTVTEKMLVTLTLATITTLTMLLNSAVIAAISTTKKLHQPANYLICSLAVTDLLVAVLVMPLSITYIMIDKWTLGYFICEIWLSVDMTCCTCSILHLCVIALDRYWAITDAIEYARKRTAKRAGLMIVTVWTISIFISMPPLFWRNHHSISIPSECRIQHDHVIYTIYSTFGAFYIPLTLILILYYRIYHAAKSLYQKRGSSRHLSNRSTDSQNSFASCKLTQTFCVSDFSTSDPTTEFDKINAPVRIPPFENDLDLAGDRQQISTTRERKAARILGLILGAFILSWLPFFIKELLVGLHICTVSPEVADFLTWLGYVNSLINPLLYTSFNEDFKLAFRKLIRCREHT, from the coding sequence ATGAATTTCACAAATTGCACCACTGAAGCCAATGTGGCTGCGAAGCCAAAAACAGTAACTGAAAAGATGCTCGTTACCCTGACCTTGGCCACAATCACAACCTTGACTATGCTGCTGAATTCTGCTGTAATTGCAGCAATCTCCACAACCAAGAAGCTCCACCAGCCGGCAAATTATTTAATATGTTCACTAGCTGTGACAGATCTCCTTGTTGCTGTTCTCGTCATGCCTTTGAGCATCACTTACATAATGATAGATAAATGGACTTTGGGATACTTCATCTGTGAGATCTGGCTTAGTGTCGACATGACCTGTTGCACGTGTTCAATCCTTCATCTGTGTGTCATTGCTCTGGACAGGTACTGGGCAATCACAGATGCTATCGAATACGCCAGGAAAAGAACGGCAAAAAGGGCTGGGCTGATGATAGTCACCGTGTGGACTATCTCCATTTTCATATCAATGCCCCCTTTGTTTTGGAGAAATCACCACAGCATCAGTATTCCCAGCGAGTGTCGCATTCAGCACGATCATGTCATCTACACAATTTATTCCACATTCGGGGCATTTTACATCCCCTTGACTTTGATCCTGATCCTGTACTACAGAATTTACCACGCTGCAAAGAGCCTTTACCAAAAGCGGGGTTCAAGCCGCCACCTCAGCAACAGGAGCACCGACAGCCAAAACTCCTTTGCCAGCTGCAAGCTCACACAGACGTTCTGCGTCTCAGACTTCTCCACGTCTGACCCGACCACAGAGTTTGATAAAATCAATGCGCCTGTGAGGATCCCTCCATTTGAGAACGACCTGGACCTGGCTGGCGACCGGCAGCAGATCTCCACGACACGGGAACGAAAGGCTGCTCGCATTCTGGGGCTGATTTTAGGTGCTTTCATTTTGTCCTGGTTGCCCTTTTTCATCAAGGAGCTGCTTGTGGGCCTCCACATTTGCACTGTCTCTCCAGAAGTGGCAGACTTCTTGACCTGGCTGGGATATGTCAACTCCCTTATCAACCCTTTGCTGTACACTAGCTTTAATGAAGATTTCAAGCTGGCCTTTAGGAAGCTCATCAGGTGTCGAGAACATACTTAA